The Rhododendron vialii isolate Sample 1 chromosome 6a, ASM3025357v1 genome includes a window with the following:
- the LOC131330919 gene encoding cytochrome P450 CYP72A219-like codes for MEVTAGSILLSLALATFLTCAWKAVNWVWLRPKQLERWLRDQGFKGNPYRFLYGDSKEFFLAIIAARSKPMEANDDDIVPRVIPFHQYFVNLHGTNYFAWMGPTPRVNITDPKLIKEIFSNTEVFQKPVRNPLGKFLVTGIVAYEGEKWATHRSLVNPAFHLEKLKLMVPAMYSSCCEMISKWEVFVSTKGSCVLDIWPYLSNLTADVISQTAFGSDYEEGKQIFELQKEQTDLLMQPLRSMYIPGWRFLPTKTNRKMRKIYNEVRALVRNIINKRQRTMNGEGDNDLLGILLKSNLKAMDQELRSKNIKLTVEDIIEECKLFYLAGQETTSVLLVWTMVMLSKHQKWQALAREEVLAVFGDNKPDFDGLHQLKTVTMILNEVMRLYSSGPFLIRYIHKNTKLGGLVLPAGTEIMVPTIAIHHDPEIWGQDSKNFKPERFSEGIVKATRGQGTFFPFGGGPRICIGQNFALVEAKIALAMILKRFDFQLSPSYVHAPSLMLTVQPQHGAHLILQKII; via the exons ATGGAAGTAACAGCAGGCtcaattcttctctctcttgcttTGGCTACTTTCCTAACATGTGCATGGAAGGCAGTGAACTGGGTTTGGTTGCGGCCAAAACAGCTAGAGAGGTGGCTGAGAGATCAAGGTTTCAAGGGAAATCCCTACAGATTCTTGTATGGAGACTCCAAAGAGTTCTTCCTAGCGATCATTGCAGCAAGATCCAAACCCATGGAGGCTAATGACGACGATATTGTGCCACGTGTCATACCGTTCCACCAATATTTTGTCAATCTTCATG GAACGAATTACTTCGCTTGGATGGGGCCAACACCAAGAGTAAACATTACAGATCCTAAACTGATAAAGGAGATCTTCTCAAACACTGAAGTCTTTCAAAAGCCAGTGAGGAATCCACTGGGCAAATTTTTAGTGACAGGAATTGTAGCTTACGAGGGCGAGAAATGGGCTACCCACAGAAGCCTTGTTAACCCAGCCTTCCACCTAGAAAAGCTAAAG CTTATGGTGCCAGCAATGTATTCAAGTTGCTGTGAGATGATAAGCAAGTGGGAAGTGTTTGTCTCAACAAAAGGGTCATGTGTGCTAGACATATGGCCTTATCTTTCTAATTTGACAGCGGATGTGATTTCTCAAACAGCATTTGGCAGTGACTATGAGGAAGGAAAACAGATATTCGAACTCCAAAAAGAACAAACTGATCTTTTGATGCAACCTTTGCGGTCAATGTACATTCCCGGATGGAG GTTTCTACCAACAAAGACTAACAGGAAGATGAGAAAAATATATAATGAAGTGAGAGCATTAGTGCGGAACATCATCAACAAAAGACAGCGAACAATGAATGGAGAAGGAGATAATGACTTGTTAGGGATACTGttgaaatcaaatttgaaagCTATGGATCAAGAACTACGAAGCAAGAACATCAAGCTGACAGTTGAAGACATAATTGAGGAGTGCAAGCTATTTTACCTTGCCGGGCAAGAAACCACCTCGGTTTTGCTTGTTTGGACAATGGTCATGTTGAGTAAGCATCAAAAGTGGCAAGCCCTAGCTAGAGAAGAGGTTCTGGCAGTGTTTGGGGATAACAAACCAGATTTTGATGGGTTACATCAGCTGAAGACT GTAACCATGATTCTTAACGAAGTTATGAGGTTATACTCATCAGGTCCCTTTCTTATCCGTTAcatacataaaaacacaaagCTTGGGGGACTAGTTCTACCGGCTGGAACAGAGATTATGGTGCCGACCATCGCAATTCACCATGATCCTGAAATTTGGGGACAAGATTCAAAAAACTTCAAGCCGGAGAGATTTTCTGAAGGAATTGTGAAGGCAACAAGGGGCCAAGGCACGTTCTTCCCCTTTGGCGGGGGTCCTAGAATATGCATTGGGCAAAACTTTGCACTAGTGGAAGCAAAGATAGCCTTAGCAATGATTTTGAAACGCTTCGATTTCCAGCTCTCTCCATCCTACGTGCACGCCCCTTCACTTATGTTAACGGTCCAACCCCAACATGGTGCTCATTTGATCTTGCAAAAGATAATCTAG
- the LOC131330920 gene encoding cytochrome P450 72A397-like, with amino-acid sequence MEVTVSSIVLSLALVTFLTLAWKALNLFWLRPKQIERCLREQGFKGNSYRFLYGDTKEFISAIKEARSKPMEACNDDVVQRVIAFHRYFVDLHGMNYFTWLGPTPRLNIIDPKLVKEILSNTEVFRKPAITKLLLTGILAYDGEKWAKHRKLVNPAFQIEKLKLMVPAMYSSCCEMISNWEALVSTKGSCELDVWPYLSNLTADVISRTAFGSNYEEGKLIFQLLREQSDFAMQRLQSSFIPGWRFLPTKTNRKIRKIHNELGALLRNIINKRLGTMNGEDGDSDLLGILLTSNMIEIDQGKLGDKKRIKLTIEEVIEECKLFYLAGQETTADLLVWTMVLLSKNKKWQTLAREEILAVFGNDRPDFDRLNQLKTVTMILHEVMRLYPPASVLSRFIHRKTKLGGLVLPGGVEIFVPIMEIHHDPNFWGEDSKDFKPQRFSEGIAKATKVQGTFLPFGGGPRICIGQNFALVEAKIALAMILKHFSFQLSPSYVHAPSLTLTVQPQHGAHLILQKLF; translated from the exons ATGGAAGTAACAGTAAGCTCAATTGTTCTCTCTTTGGCTTTGGTTACTTTCCTAACATTGGCGTGGAAGGCACTGAACTTGTTCTGGTTAAGGCCAAAGCAGATAGAGAGGTGCTTGAGAGAGCAAGGTTTTAAAGGAAATTCGTACCGATTCTTGTATGGAGACACCAAAGAGTTCATCTCAGCGATTAAAGAAGCAAGATCCAAACCCATGGAGGCTTGCAACGACGATGTCGTGCAGCGTGTCATAGCGTTCCACCGATATTTTGTCGATCTTCACG GGATGAATTACTTCACTTGGTTGGGGCCTACACCAAGATTAAACATTATAGATCCCAAACTGGTAAAGGAGATCTTGTCTAACACTGAAGTCTTTCGAAAGCCAGCGATAACCAAATTACTACTGACAGGGATTCTGGCTTATGATGGTGAGAAATGGGCTAAGCATAGAAAGCTTGTTAACCCGGCTTTCCAAATAGAAAAGTTGAAG CTTATGGTACCAGCAATGTACTCAAGCTGTTGTGAGATGATAAGCAATTGGGAAGCGTTGGTCTCGACAAAGGGGTCATGTGAGCTAGACGTATGGCCTTATCTTTCTAATTTGACAGCAGATGTGATCTCTCGAACAGCATTTGGCAGTAACTATGAAGAAGGAAAATTGATATTCCAACTCCTAAGAGAACAAAGTGATTTTGCAATGCAACGTTTGCAGTCAAGTTTCATTCCCGGATGGAG GTTTCTACCAACTAAGACAAACAGgaagataagaaaaatacaCAACGAACTGGGAGCCCTACTACGcaatatcatcaacaaaagACTGGGAACCATGAATGGAGAAGACGGAGATAGTGACTTATTAGGCATACTTCTTACATCCAATATGATAGAAATTGATCAAGGGAAACTAGGAGACAAAAAGAGAATCAAACTTACAATTGAAGAGGTGATCGAGGAGTGCAAGCTGTTCTACCTAGCTGGGCAAGAAACCACTGCGGATTTGCTTGTTTGGACAATGGTTCTGTTGAGTAAGAATAAAAAATGGCAAACTCTAGCTAGAGAAGAGATTTTGGCAGTGTTTGGCAACGACAGACCTGATTTTGATAGGTTAAATCAGCTCAAAACT GTAACCATGATTCTACACGAAGTTATGAGGTTATACCCACCAGCTTCCGTCCTTAGTCGTTTCATACATAGAAAGACAAAGCTAGGAGGACTTGTTCTACCAGGTGGAGTGGAGATTTTTGTGCCGATTATGGAAATTCACCATGATCCTAACTTCTGGGGAGAAGATTCAAAAGACTTCAAGCCGCAGAGGTTTTCTGAAGGAATTGCAAAGGCGACTAAGGTTCAAGGCACATTCCTTCCATTCGGTGGGGGTCCCAGAATATGCATTGGACAAAACTTCGCACTAGTGGAAGCAAAAATAGCTTTAGCGATGATTTTAAAACACTTCTCTTTCCAGCTTTCACCTTCCTACGTGCACGCCCCTTCGCTTACGTTAACAGTCCAACCCCAACACGGTGCTCATTTGATCTTGCAAAAGTTATTCTAG